A region of Sulfurovum sp. DNA encodes the following proteins:
- a CDS encoding peptidylprolyl isomerase, producing the protein MLGKQSKRYDISQDTMNTYQYAKIQTNKGDIWIKLHPDDAPNTVANFAHLANEGFYNTLKFHRVIPGFMAQGGCPHSGPTGNPALAGTGGPDWQIDCETDTSQHKHGRGSLSMAHAGPNTGGSQFFICFASCPHLDGVHTVFGAIEKDDTQSFMVLDNIEQNDIIETIEICTNKE; encoded by the coding sequence ATGCTTGGAAAACAATCTAAAAGATACGATATCTCACAAGATACAATGAATACCTATCAGTACGCAAAAATACAAACCAATAAAGGTGATATCTGGATCAAACTTCACCCAGATGATGCACCCAATACTGTAGCAAATTTTGCACATCTTGCCAATGAAGGTTTTTACAATACCCTTAAGTTCCACAGGGTTATTCCTGGCTTCATGGCACAAGGGGGATGCCCACACTCAGGACCTACAGGTAACCCTGCCTTGGCAGGAACAGGTGGTCCAGACTGGCAAATTGACTGCGAGACTGATACGAGCCAACACAAACATGGACGCGGAAGCCTCTCTATGGCACATGCGGGACCCAATACTGGTGGCAGTCAGTTCTTTATCTGTTTTGCATCTTGTCCACATCTTGATGGTGTACATACAGTATTTGGTGCCATAGAAAAAGATGACACACAAAGCTTTATGGTACTTGACAATATTGAACAAAATGATATTATTGAAACAATTGAGATTTGTACAAATAAAGAATAA
- a CDS encoding NAD(+) synthase: protein MYGYYRVAAAVNKTIVANPKQNAKEVFVLMKEAHDQKIGVVVFPELTLTGYTASDLFLNQTLLVAQNNSFKKLLKKTRFIDTVAIVGIAIMKADRLYNCAAIIQNGKILGLVPKSYLPNKKEFYEKRQFVSGRNIVCTTTELFGDEVPFGVDLLFGDGINMTFGVEICEDLWTITPPSNRMASSGANLLFNLSASNEIIGKHAYREELVRTQSARCMAAYVYSSSGVGESTTDTIYSGHAIIAEYGTTLSQNKRFSLKSHLISSDVDLEKLRWLRLNESSYSDEECKKARTIKLGTLPPIDTLQRNIDPHPFVPPTFADTEMRCEEIIHIQAHGLIKRMQHTHIHKAVIGISGGLDSTLALLSTHYAFQLMGWKSSDIIAVTMPGFGTTSRTKSNASKLCKALKVTLKEIDINNLSLKEFEAIEHDPSEHTTTYENVQARVRTSILMNMANKESGLVVGTGDLSEIALGWSTYNGDHISMYGLNSGIPKTLIKYIIKYYKKNNAIAPIIDDILNTPISPELLPHRDNKIAQETEEIVGPYELHDFFLYHFIKYGATPQKICYLATLAFDGTYSKETIIKWLKTFLERFFSQQFKRSCMPDGPKVGTVSLSPRTDWRMASDADVQAWIVSLDKV from the coding sequence ATGTATGGATATTACCGTGTTGCTGCTGCTGTCAATAAAACCATCGTTGCCAACCCGAAGCAAAATGCCAAAGAGGTGTTTGTGCTCATGAAAGAGGCACACGATCAAAAGATTGGTGTTGTTGTATTTCCGGAGTTAACACTTACAGGATACACTGCTAGCGATCTTTTTCTTAACCAAACACTTCTTGTTGCTCAAAACAATTCATTTAAAAAACTTCTTAAAAAGACACGCTTCATTGATACGGTAGCCATTGTTGGTATTGCGATCATGAAGGCAGACAGACTCTACAACTGTGCAGCAATCATACAAAATGGCAAAATACTCGGTCTTGTGCCTAAATCCTACTTACCAAACAAAAAAGAGTTCTATGAAAAACGGCAGTTTGTCAGTGGTCGCAATATTGTCTGTACAACAACGGAGCTATTTGGAGACGAAGTACCTTTTGGGGTAGACTTACTCTTTGGTGATGGTATCAATATGACCTTTGGTGTAGAGATATGTGAAGACCTTTGGACCATTACTCCACCAAGTAACCGTATGGCAAGCAGTGGTGCAAATCTACTCTTCAACCTCTCAGCAAGCAATGAGATTATTGGTAAGCATGCATACCGTGAAGAGTTGGTGCGAACCCAAAGTGCACGCTGTATGGCAGCTTATGTCTATAGTTCTTCAGGGGTTGGAGAGAGCACAACAGATACTATCTACAGTGGCCATGCAATCATTGCCGAATATGGCACTACCCTGTCACAAAACAAGCGCTTTAGCCTAAAAAGCCATCTCATTTCATCTGATGTTGATTTGGAAAAATTACGCTGGCTACGGCTAAATGAGAGCAGCTACAGTGATGAGGAGTGCAAAAAAGCCAGAACCATTAAGTTGGGTACACTGCCTCCAATAGATACTTTGCAACGCAATATCGACCCTCACCCATTTGTTCCTCCTACTTTTGCAGACACAGAGATGCGGTGCGAAGAGATTATCCATATTCAAGCACATGGACTCATCAAGCGTATGCAACATACCCATATACACAAAGCAGTTATTGGTATCAGTGGTGGTCTAGATTCTACCCTTGCCCTGCTCTCAACACATTATGCATTTCAATTGATGGGTTGGAAAAGCAGTGATATCATTGCCGTAACCATGCCCGGATTTGGTACGACCAGCCGTACCAAATCTAATGCCTCAAAGCTCTGCAAGGCGTTAAAGGTTACACTCAAAGAGATAGATATCAATAATCTCTCTTTAAAAGAGTTTGAAGCCATAGAGCACGACCCCAGTGAACACACCACTACCTATGAGAATGTTCAGGCACGTGTGCGCACCTCTATTCTTATGAATATGGCAAACAAAGAGAGTGGGCTGGTTGTTGGTACAGGAGATCTTAGTGAAATTGCTTTGGGATGGAGTACCTATAATGGTGATCATATAAGCATGTATGGACTCAACAGTGGTATTCCCAAGACACTTATTAAATATATTATTAAATATTACAAAAAAAATAACGCAATAGCTCCCATTATAGATGATATTCTCAATACTCCCATCAGTCCAGAGCTTCTGCCACACAGAGACAATAAGATTGCACAAGAAACTGAAGAGATTGTAGGACCATATGAGCTACATGACTTCTTTTTGTATCACTTTATTAAATATGGTGCCACACCACAAAAAATATGCTATCTAGCCACCCTCGCATTTGATGGGACATACAGTAAAGAGACCATTATAAAATGGCTTAAAACCTTCTTGGAACGCTTCTTTTCACAACAGTTCAAGCGAAGCTGTATGCCCGATGGACCTAAAGTAGGAACAGTCTCTCTAAGTCCACGCACTGACTGGCGTATGGCAAGCGATGCAGATGTGCAAGCATGGATAGTTTCTCTTGATAAGGTATAA
- a CDS encoding DUF302 domain-containing protein, producing MVELFKKFLTVVGAIIVFGFAFAFVKFDLGTRIEQVMKLDPQALPEYMKMFDIVLSTGDPAKGMVKRVKMRIPKGMSKAEAFKSAIEVMDEVASEHGLAMVDSKTMPREGKLFRNGGILTHIRSYCSPAIADRFLSFSPYFIGFMPCRIGIVEELNGDIYLYTMGLELMINGGQTLPKEMLELANEVREGMYAMLEAGANFDEY from the coding sequence ATGGTGGAATTATTCAAAAAATTTTTAACAGTAGTTGGTGCGATTATTGTCTTCGGATTTGCTTTTGCTTTTGTAAAGTTTGATCTTGGTACACGCATTGAACAGGTTATGAAACTCGACCCTCAAGCACTGCCTGAGTATATGAAGATGTTCGATATAGTCCTCAGTACTGGTGACCCTGCCAAGGGAATGGTTAAACGTGTGAAAATGAGAATTCCCAAAGGAATGAGTAAGGCTGAAGCATTTAAAAGTGCAATTGAGGTAATGGATGAAGTTGCTTCAGAACATGGACTCGCAATGGTTGACAGCAAAACCATGCCAAGAGAGGGAAAACTCTTTAGAAATGGTGGAATATTAACCCATATCCGTTCATACTGTTCTCCAGCCATTGCAGACAGATTCCTCTCTTTCTCTCCTTATTTTATTGGTTTTATGCCATGCCGTATTGGAATTGTAGAAGAGCTAAATGGCGATATCTATCTCTATACAATGGGCCTGGAACTCATGATCAATGGTGGTCAAACTCTTCCCAAAGAGATGCTTGAGCTTGCGAATGAGGTACGTGAAGGTATGTACGCTATGCTTGAAGCAGGTGCAAATTTCGACGAATACTAA
- a CDS encoding cold-shock protein has translation MAELVNGTVKWFNDEKGYGFIQQENGGSDVFVHFRQVNNPEGGRVTLAEGQAVTFEIGEGQKGPQAENVTAV, from the coding sequence ATGGCAGAACTAGTAAATGGAACCGTTAAATGGTTCAATGATGAAAAAGGTTATGGATTTATTCAGCAAGAAAATGGTGGAAGTGATGTATTTGTACACTTTCGTCAAGTTAACAACCCTGAAGGTGGTCGTGTAACACTTGCAGAAGGTCAAGCTGTTACATTCGAAATTGGTGAAGGTCAAAAAGGTCCACAAGCTGAGAATGTTACGGCAGTATAG
- a CDS encoding cytochrome c has protein sequence MLKYIFLVLPLLLLAEEDFISHYEYGQMLYNNPRGVSCAQCHGKSGEGKVIVSFWDTDGKKALKGPDIRLNTLKQMITSVNIYHPVMPHYYLTDEEVKVIYDYLQKKNATYIYTHRNRR, from the coding sequence ATGTTGAAGTATATTTTTTTAGTACTACCGTTATTGTTGTTAGCCGAAGAGGATTTTATATCACACTATGAGTATGGTCAAATGCTCTACAATAACCCACGTGGTGTTAGTTGCGCACAGTGTCATGGAAAAAGTGGTGAAGGAAAAGTGATTGTTTCGTTTTGGGATACTGATGGAAAAAAAGCACTAAAAGGACCCGATATACGCTTAAATACCTTGAAACAGATGATAACCAGTGTTAATATTTATCATCCAGTGATGCCGCACTACTACCTAACCGATGAGGAGGTTAAAGTAATTTACGATTATTTGCAGAAGAAAAATGCAACTTATATCTACACGCATCGTAACAGAAGGTAA
- the folD gene encoding bifunctional methylenetetrahydrofolate dehydrogenase/methenyltetrahydrofolate cyclohydrolase FolD has translation MQLIDGKALAQKVQESIAKEVEHLKQEKNIVPGLAVILIGDDPASHAYVNMKAKACEKAGFYSITHNMPDTIGQDEIIATIKMINANPRIDGILVQLPLPKHIDTYKILEVIDPQKDVDGFHACNVGRLITGLESFVPCTPLGVMKMFKEYNISLEGKNICVVGASNIVGKPMASLLLNANATVTITHIFTKDLKAHTSQADIVVIGAGVPGLIKEDMIKEGAIVIDIGINRLENGKLVGDVDFEPVSKKCSYITPVPGGVGPMTIAMLLSNTLKSAKARTL, from the coding sequence ATGCAACTGATCGATGGTAAAGCACTCGCACAAAAAGTACAAGAGTCTATCGCCAAAGAGGTAGAGCATCTGAAACAGGAAAAGAACATTGTTCCTGGTCTAGCTGTTATTCTTATTGGTGATGACCCTGCAAGTCATGCCTATGTCAACATGAAGGCAAAAGCGTGTGAAAAAGCAGGTTTCTACTCCATTACCCATAATATGCCTGATACAATTGGCCAAGATGAAATCATTGCTACCATTAAGATGATTAATGCCAATCCGCGTATCGATGGCATATTAGTACAACTTCCACTTCCAAAACATATCGATACATATAAAATTCTTGAGGTTATTGACCCTCAAAAAGATGTTGATGGTTTCCATGCCTGTAATGTTGGTCGCCTTATAACAGGACTAGAGAGTTTTGTACCATGTACACCACTAGGTGTTATGAAAATGTTTAAAGAGTACAACATCAGCCTTGAGGGTAAAAATATCTGTGTGGTTGGTGCAAGCAATATTGTTGGCAAACCTATGGCTTCATTGCTACTCAATGCCAATGCCACTGTTACAATTACACACATTTTCACCAAAGATCTTAAAGCACACACCAGTCAAGCAGATATTGTTGTCATAGGTGCAGGCGTGCCAGGTCTCATTAAAGAAGATATGATCAAGGAGGGTGCTATTGTTATTGATATTGGTATCAATAGACTAGAGAATGGAAAACTGGTTGGAGATGTAGACTTTGAGCCAGTCTCCAAAAAATGCTCCTATATCACTCCTGTTCCTGGTGGTGTCGGTCCCATGACCATCGCTATGCTGCTTTCCAATACACTTAAGTCTGCAAAGGCACGTACCCTATGA
- the lepB gene encoding signal peptidase I: MNNFIKKLYAFTSSWTGTIIIVLFLNFFIIQSFVIPSGSMKRTELIGDFLFVKKFSYGIPIPHLPWLEIPILPDFNKNGHLIEGSRPKREDIVVFRYPKNKKIHYVKRCVAVGGDEILYANKKLLIHFHEGDDYIRKYYSTKKIKKLQDKLWVENPYMEKYPGIQYAPEGMNIFEALLNYYVYHEKIDVRPVMVDGFDVPTYKLKNRTINAFYAKVPKDHFYMIGDNRDNSNDSRFWGPVPYSFVVGTPWCIWTSIEYRSYDAVLNGDKFGSGQDHAGLKRICGDTPIDSEACEKLWNRQRYTVRWGRVGRRIKTLEREQPIQ; encoded by the coding sequence ATGAATAATTTTATTAAAAAACTCTATGCTTTTACCTCCTCCTGGACAGGTACCATAATCATTGTACTTTTCCTTAATTTTTTTATTATACAGTCATTTGTTATTCCTAGTGGCTCAATGAAGCGTACAGAACTAATAGGAGATTTTCTTTTTGTTAAAAAATTCTCCTATGGTATTCCTATCCCACATCTACCATGGTTGGAAATTCCTATATTGCCAGACTTTAATAAAAACGGTCATCTCATAGAGGGATCACGTCCCAAAAGAGAAGATATTGTTGTCTTCCGCTATCCTAAGAACAAAAAAATACATTATGTCAAGCGTTGTGTTGCTGTTGGCGGCGATGAGATTCTCTATGCAAATAAAAAACTACTAATCCATTTTCATGAGGGTGATGACTATATTCGTAAATACTACTCTACAAAGAAAATCAAGAAACTTCAAGATAAACTTTGGGTAGAAAATCCCTATATGGAGAAGTATCCTGGTATTCAGTATGCACCAGAAGGAATGAATATCTTTGAGGCTCTACTTAATTACTATGTGTATCATGAAAAGATTGATGTAAGGCCGGTCATGGTAGACGGGTTTGATGTGCCAACTTATAAACTTAAAAATCGTACAATCAATGCATTTTATGCCAAGGTACCTAAAGATCACTTCTACATGATTGGAGATAACCGCGACAACTCCAATGACAGTCGTTTTTGGGGGCCCGTACCCTACTCTTTTGTTGTCGGAACACCGTGGTGTATCTGGACAAGTATTGAGTACCGTTCCTATGATGCAGTGCTTAATGGCGATAAATTTGGAAGTGGACAAGATCATGCTGGACTGAAGCGTATCTGTGGTGATACTCCCATTGACTCCGAAGCTTGTGAAAAACTTTGGAACAGACAACGCTATACGGTTCGGTGGGGGCGCGTAGGTAGACGCATTAAAACTCTTGAAAGAGAACAGCCTATTCAATGA